Proteins co-encoded in one Cupriavidus taiwanensis genomic window:
- a CDS encoding flavin reductase family protein: MSARPQSSPDSSAEAGGALRDDMLKAMRRMARSVAVISCRDGERRYSMSVTAVDSLSADPPSLLICINRNSSIYPPLDAGADFCINLLAADHRDIAVDCSGRLKGEERFTSGEWEDDLLGVPCLRNAQANLVCRQDGRFDYGTHAVFIGRLREVRLAGEVSPLVYVDGAYTTSAPLRALCSA, encoded by the coding sequence ATGAGCGCCAGACCCCAATCCAGTCCGGATTCCAGCGCCGAAGCCGGTGGCGCGCTGCGCGATGACATGCTGAAGGCGATGCGCCGCATGGCCCGCTCCGTTGCCGTGATCAGCTGCCGCGACGGCGAGCGCCGCTATTCGATGTCGGTGACCGCGGTCGATTCGCTGTCGGCCGATCCGCCGTCGCTGCTGATCTGCATCAACCGCAACTCGTCGATCTATCCGCCGCTCGATGCCGGCGCGGACTTCTGCATCAACCTGCTCGCCGCCGACCATCGCGATATCGCGGTGGATTGCAGCGGCCGGCTCAAGGGCGAGGAACGCTTCACCAGCGGCGAGTGGGAGGACGACCTGCTCGGCGTGCCGTGCCTGCGCAATGCCCAGGCCAACCTGGTGTGCCGGCAGGACGGCCGCTTCGACTATGGCACCCATGCGGTCTTTATCGGCCGGCTGCGCGAGGTCAGGCTGGCCGGCGAGGTCTCGCCGCTGGTCTATGTCGACGGCGCCTATACCACCTCCGCGCCGCTGCGCGCGCTGTGCTCGGCCTGA